In the genome of Myxococcus guangdongensis, the window GGAGCGGCGCTATGACCGGCAGGCGGTGCGGCTGCGCCCCGAGGAGCTGGCGCGCACGCCCGAGGAGCTGGTGGAGCGGGCTGTGGAGTTGGCGGGCTCGCGCCCGAGGCGGGACCCGCCGAGCTACGCGAATGGCGCTCGGGACGCGGTGGCGCTCATCGAGCGCATCCTGCTCGGCGCTTGAACCCCGGCGCCGTGCTCCGCGATGAACGGAGCACAGGACGCGGCGGTGCTCAGTGCTTGAGGTCCTTGTGGCCCGGCGCGGGGTCGATGCCGTGCGCCATGATGAAGTGGTAGAGCACCTGCGGGTCCTCCTTCGGACCGCCCATCAGCTCCACCAGGAAGTGACCCTGGGTGCCCGAGTCCGGGTCCGGCGCCACGTTCACCTCCGTGACCTCACGGCCCGCCATCACCAGCTCGCCCACGAGCACCTTGCCCTTGAGCACCTGGATGATGTGCTGGCGGTCCTCCTCGAGCACCACCCAGTGGAAGTCGTCGTGGTCGTACAGCATCGCGTCGACCGAGCCGCACCGGAGGATGCACTGGGTGTGTTCCTGGAGCCAGCGCCAGAAACCATCGAACTTCAAGGTACGACTCGGCTGGGGGAGCATGTCCATGGTGGTGACCTCGCGCGCGGCCAGCAGGCGCTCGCTCGCCCGCCTCGCTGAAACCTCCCTAGCACGATTGCCCGCCGCCGGTGCTGACACCGTGCGGGGAACCCACCCCCGCGCCGGGCCGCTGTCCACTCGGTGAATCCCCCACGCCCTGGGCTTGTTCCTCCAGTCAGGTAAGGGGCACCGCCGTCTCACCCGTCCCCATTCCAGGAGGGCCTCCACCGTGACCCGTCCCGCCCGCGTGATTCTCCGGGAGGCACCATGAGCCTGCGCGCCTGGCTGGCCGCCACCATGGGCGGACTGGCCCTCCTGACGCTCGTCGCCGCCACTGCGCTCATCGTCCTCACGAACGCGCAGAACCACTCGGCGAACACGCTCGGCAACTCCGTGGACGGGCTGCACATGGCGGAGGAGCTGGAGATCGACCTGCTCAACCACTTCCGCCTCAGCGGCGGCGCGGGCCCGCAGGACACCCGCTCCCAACTCATCCGCGGTCGCTCCGTGGAGAGCATCGAGGCCTCGTTCCCCCTCCTGCTCGACGGGCTGGAGCAGAACGCCGTCTCCGACGCCGAGCGGGCCCTCATCCAGGAAGTGGAAGGAGACTTCGGGCGCTACCTGGAGGCCCAGCGAGGGGCCCTCCGTCTGCCCGAGCGCACGCGTCTGGCCCCCGTGGTGCCCGCGATGGACGCGGCGCTGGATTCACTCGAGCGGCTGGTGCAGCTCAACGTGGAGGAGGCCCGCGTCGCGCGCGATGCCTCGGCGGACTTGAACCGGCTGGGCAACACCGTGGGGCTGTCGCTGTGCGGCCTGCTCCTGGTGGCCTTCGTCGTGGGCTCGTTCCTGCTCCAGCGCATCGCGCTCCAGCCGCTGAAGGACATCAGCCAGTCCATGCGCCGCTTCGGCGTGGGCCGCAAGCGCACGCGCGCGCCGGTGGCGGGACCCACGGAGCTGCGGGACATGGCCCGCACCTTCAACGAGATGGCCAACAGCCTGACGTACCAGCAGGAGCAGCAGCTCGCCTTCCTCGCCGGCGTGGCCCACGAGCTGCGAAACCCCCTGTCCGCGCTGAAGCTGTCCACCGCTCTGTCCGAGCGAAGCCAGGCCCAGCTCACGCCCGAACGCATGCACCGCACGCTGGCGCTGGTGGGACGTCAGGTGGAGCGACTGGACCGCATGGTGGGCGACCTGCTCGACGCCACGCGCATCGAGGCGGGCAAGCTGGAGCTGCGCCCGGAGGTGCGGGACGCGCGCGAGCTGGCGCGGGGCGTGGTGGAGCTGTACCGCTCGAGCGACAGCGGACACGTGCTCCAGCTGGACGTGCCGGACGCGCCGCTCTTCGTGCGCGCGGACCCGGACCGGCTGGAGCAGGTGATGGCCAACCTGGTGAGCAACGCGCTGAAGTACTCACCGGCGGGGAGCCGCGTGGACGTGGCGGTGCGCGGGGAGCAGTCACACGTGCTCCTGTTGGTGAAGGACCAGGGCATCGGCATCTCCGAGGAGGACATGGCCATCCTCTTCGCGCCCTTCCAGCGGCTGGGCAACCCGCGCGGCAAGCGCGCTCCGGGGGTGGGGCTGGGGCTGTCCGTGGCCCGGCGCATCGTGGAGGCGCACGGCGGGAACATCGAGGTGCAGAGCGCGCCCGGGGCGGGGTCCACCTTCTGCGTCCGGCTGGCGCGGGTGGGCGGCGAGAAGTCGCACGACGCCGAGGGACCGGCCCCGGAGGCCCGGGGCGGGGGGCCGGACGCCTGGCACTAGACGCAAAGCGTTGCGCGTGACGCTCGTGTCGTGGAGGCTGGGTGCGCCGGACGCTCGTAGGACGTACCTTCCGGGCCACATGCCAGGAGTCGCAGGGATTATGAAGAATTCGCGCCGGGTCGCGCCGCTCGCCATCCTGCTGTCCGTGGGAGGACTGCTGGGGGCGTGTGCCTCCCGCCAGACGGCGCCCGAGGCCCCGGTGGCCCCGTCGGCCGCCGCCAGTGCTTCTGTCGTCCAGTCCACGGAGGGCGGCTTCTCCGTCGCGCTGCCGGGGCCGGTGAGCGAGGAGCGCCGCTCGCAGCTGACGGATGTGGGCGAGGTGACACTCCATACGTTCATCGCCGAGCGCAAGGAGGCGTCCACGGCGTACTACGTCTCGTACACGGACTTCCCCGCGTCGGCCGTGTCGCAGGCGAAGCCGAGCGACGTGGTGTCGCGCGCGAGCATGGGCGCGCTGGAGGCGCTGGGGGCCACGGGCGTGTCCTCGCGGCCGCTGACGCTGGAGGGCTTCCCGGGCTGGGAGGTGGAGGGCATCTCCGGACCGCGCCGGCTCAAGGGCCGCTTCTTCCTGGTGGGCCCCCGGCTCTATCAGCAGCTGTTGCTCCACCCGGAGGGCAAGCCGCCCGCCGACGCGGAGGCGTTCTTCGAGTCCTTCCGCCTGGACCCCCAGGTGGCGGCGATGCTGTCGGGCGCGCAGCGCTCCTGAGGTGCCTTCATGACGGCACGTGCGCTATGCCCGTGTCGTCATGAACCTGTCCGCCATCGACCTGAACCTGTTCCTCGTGCTGCACGCGGTGCTGGAGACGGGGAGCGCCACGGACGCGGCCAAGCAGCTCCACGTCACGCAGTCCGCGGTGAGCAACGCGCTCGCGAGGCTGCGGGAGATGTTGGGGGACCCTCTCTTCGTGCGCAGCGGACGCGGCCTGGTGCCCACGCCGCGCTGCGAGGAGCTCCGGCCGCTCGTGGTCAACGCGGTGGCGCAGCTGCAGGTGGCCGTGGACGGACAGCGCTTCGTGCCCGAGGAGAGCACGCGCACCTTCACGCTGTCGTGTGGCGACAACCAGGATGTCTGTGAGGTGCCTCGCGTGGTGGAGGCCTTCGCCCAGAAGCTTCCCCGCGCGCGGCTGCGTGTGGTGAGCATCGACTTCCTGATTGCCTCGGACGGGTTGTCCACGGGCGAGGTGGACGCGGCGCTGGCGCCCCAGATGGTGGCGGCGCGCGACGGCTACTTCTCCGAGGAGCTCTACCTCGAGGAGGTGGCCTTCCTCGTGCGCAAGGAGCATCCGCGCCTGCGCGGGTCGACGCTGACGAAGGAGGAGTTCAACGCCTCCCAGCACATCGGCATGGTCATCGCGCAGGGGCGTCCGGGCGTCGGCCACCGGTACTTCCAGGAGTTCTGCAAGGAGCACGGCCTGGAGTTCAACCCCACGCTGTCCGTCTCGCACTTCATCGCCGCGGGCATGGCCGTCACGCGCACGGACTACGTGGCGGGAATGCCGGGGCGCACCGCGGACGCGCTGTGCGCGATGCTGCCCGTCAAGCGGCTGCGCCTGGCCATCCACACGCCGCCCATGCTCATGTCGCTGATATGGCACGAGCGCACGCACGCGGACCCCGGCGCGCGCTACTTCCGGCAGCTGATGGTGGAGGTGTTGAAGGAGCACTCGATGACGCGGGCGGCGGAGCCTCGTGCGAAGCCGCCGGCCGCCGCGCGTCGGGCCCGGGGACGCTGATCGCCCGTCGGCGCACGGGGCTCCGACGGGCGTCGCGTTTCACCTACCCGGTGGTGCCGGGCGCATCCTCGGGGAGGTCGCCGAAGCGGCCCGTCTCGAAGTCATGAATCGCCTGGAACAGCTCGCGCTGGCTGTTCATGACGAACGGGCCCATGTGGAAGATGGGCTCGCGGATGGGCTCGCCCGCGAGGACCACCAGGTGCGTGTCCTCCTCTGCGAGGAGCGTCAGGTGCTCGCCGTCGTTGGCGAACACGGCCAGCTCCCCGGAGGTGGCCCGCTCACCGCCGGACGACACGCGGCCGGAGGCGACGAGCACCATGGCGTTGTGGCCACGGGGCAGGGGGACTTCGAGCTGGGTTCCGGCTCGCACGTTGACGTCGAGCAGGGTGATGGGCGTGAAGGTCCGGGCGGGGCCTCGGGTGTCGGCGAAGTCGCCCGCGATGACGCGCACCGTGCCGCCCTCGATGGGGACGGTCGGAATCTGGGCCGCGGTGATGGGCTGGTAGCCCGGGGCGGCCCGCTTGTCGGCGCGAGGGAGGTTCACCCAGATCTGCAGGAACTCGAAGACGCCGCCGTGGCGGGAGAAGGCCTTCTCATGGAACTCCTCGTGGAGGATGCCGGACGCGGCCGTCATCCACTGCACGTCGCCCGGGCCGATGACGCCCGAGTGGCCCGCGTTGTCACGGTGCGCGACGACGCCCTGGAAGGCGAGCGAGACGGTCTCGAAGCCCCGGTGCGGGTGCCAGCCGACGCCGCGCTGGCCCTTGGCGAGGGGCGGGTACGCGTGCGGCGGATGGTGGTCCAGGAGCAGGAAGGGACTGACGCGCTCCTGGGTGAGGCCGCCACTGGGGACGAGCGTCTTGACGCGGAAGCCGTCACCGACCCAGTGCAGGGGCCCGCCGCCGTGGACGCTCTCGAGCGTCCGCGCGCGGGGAAGCGCATGGGGAACGGTGGGGGGAGGAAGTGTCTGGGTCGTGGTGCTCATGACCCAAACAGTAAGGGCGGGAGGCGCGGTGTAAATCGCCGCCACCCATGATGCTTAGCATCACGTCGTGTGATGGTCCGCGGACAGCGCGAGCTGACACAGGTCCGTGAGCCGGTTCGAGGCCCACGTGGCCACCGGGCCCAGCGGCACGCCCTTGCGGCGCACCAGGGCGAGCGGGCGCCGCTTCCTTGAATCGCTCTGCTGAAGTGAGGATAGCTTGACCTCCAGGTTTTAATGGGGTGGCTGCCTTCGGAGGCTCTATGCGATGGATGGGGTTTGTCGCGTCATCGCTTCTCGTGTGTGGGTGTGCGACGACCCGAGTCGTCCACGTGGACGTTGGAGGCGGCAGGCAGGTGACCCACGAGTCCGTGGACGTGGAGCCCGTGGAGGTGAGCGAGGCGGAGTTCAAGTCGGCCCTCACCCGCCTCATCCTCGACTTGCGGATGGATATCGCCTTCCGCGAAGCCGATGCGGCGGACCAGCAAGGGTGGGTGCGGTCCAGGACATTGCTCGCATCGTCGAAGGGACTCGCGGATTCGGGGGCTGGAGCCTCTCCGGAGTCCTTGTCCTCACGCATCTGCCCTGACGGCGACGAGTGCTTGATGCTGGTGAGCGGGACGGGGCTCACCTTCTCGCGAAGAGACCGGACGCTCATGGCGCTGTCCTTCGCGTTCGATTCCGTCTGGGAGAGCGTCGAGGCGGAGGTCGGAAAGGTGCTGAACCCCACGGCGCTCAAGGCCTTGGTGACGTCCGCCGCGCTGACGGTGCTCCTCACGATGGCCCTTCCCGAGCCGGTCACCAAGGTCATCGCGGTCGCATTGACGGCGGCGATGGTGGCCTACTTGGGGGTGGTGCCGGTCTGGGAGATTGGCCAGGGCTTCGTGCGACTGTGGGATGAAGCAGAGAGGGCAACGAGCGTCATGGGGTTACAGGAAATCGGCCATCGCTTCGGAGAGGTGCTGGGGACGAACGGCACGCGCGTCCTGGTGCTCGTCGTCATGACGGCCCTCGGAGGAAAGAGCGCGATGGCCTCCCAAGGCCCCAGGCTGCCAGGCTTCTCCCAGGCCGCGCTTCGAGGGCAGGCCGAGGCAGGATTCCAGCTCGGGGCGGCGATGAGTGGTGGGGTGGCGTCAATCGCGATGCCTGCCGCGGGTGTGCTGAACGTCGCCCTGGCGCCCGGAGCTGCCGCCGCCCTGGCGATGTACTCGGAGGGTCGGTTTCCTGGCGATGAGGAGGGACCCGTTCATCACATCTGCACGACCAAGAACACGATTTCGGCCGCGACAGGTGGCCCTTGGA includes:
- a CDS encoding sensor histidine kinase, with translation MSLRAWLAATMGGLALLTLVAATALIVLTNAQNHSANTLGNSVDGLHMAEELEIDLLNHFRLSGGAGPQDTRSQLIRGRSVESIEASFPLLLDGLEQNAVSDAERALIQEVEGDFGRYLEAQRGALRLPERTRLAPVVPAMDAALDSLERLVQLNVEEARVARDASADLNRLGNTVGLSLCGLLLVAFVVGSFLLQRIALQPLKDISQSMRRFGVGRKRTRAPVAGPTELRDMARTFNEMANSLTYQQEQQLAFLAGVAHELRNPLSALKLSTALSERSQAQLTPERMHRTLALVGRQVERLDRMVGDLLDATRIEAGKLELRPEVRDARELARGVVELYRSSDSGHVLQLDVPDAPLFVRADPDRLEQVMANLVSNALKYSPAGSRVDVAVRGEQSHVLLLVKDQGIGISEEDMAILFAPFQRLGNPRGKRAPGVGLGLSVARRIVEAHGGNIEVQSAPGAGSTFCVRLARVGGEKSHDAEGPAPEARGGGPDAWH
- a CDS encoding LysR family transcriptional regulator; amino-acid sequence: MRYARVVMNLSAIDLNLFLVLHAVLETGSATDAAKQLHVTQSAVSNALARLREMLGDPLFVRSGRGLVPTPRCEELRPLVVNAVAQLQVAVDGQRFVPEESTRTFTLSCGDNQDVCEVPRVVEAFAQKLPRARLRVVSIDFLIASDGLSTGEVDAALAPQMVAARDGYFSEELYLEEVAFLVRKEHPRLRGSTLTKEEFNASQHIGMVIAQGRPGVGHRYFQEFCKEHGLEFNPTLSVSHFIAAGMAVTRTDYVAGMPGRTADALCAMLPVKRLRLAIHTPPMLMSLIWHERTHADPGARYFRQLMVEVLKEHSMTRAAEPRAKPPAAARRARGR
- a CDS encoding pirin family protein — protein: MSTTTQTLPPPTVPHALPRARTLESVHGGGPLHWVGDGFRVKTLVPSGGLTQERVSPFLLLDHHPPHAYPPLAKGQRGVGWHPHRGFETVSLAFQGVVAHRDNAGHSGVIGPGDVQWMTAASGILHEEFHEKAFSRHGGVFEFLQIWVNLPRADKRAAPGYQPITAAQIPTVPIEGGTVRVIAGDFADTRGPARTFTPITLLDVNVRAGTQLEVPLPRGHNAMVLVASGRVSSGGERATSGELAVFANDGEHLTLLAEEDTHLVVLAGEPIREPIFHMGPFVMNSQRELFQAIHDFETGRFGDLPEDAPGTTG
- a CDS encoding AHH domain-containing protein; its protein translation is MRWMGFVASSLLVCGCATTRVVHVDVGGGRQVTHESVDVEPVEVSEAEFKSALTRLILDLRMDIAFREADAADQQGWVRSRTLLASSKGLADSGAGASPESLSSRICPDGDECLMLVSGTGLTFSRRDRTLMALSFAFDSVWESVEAEVGKVLNPTALKALVTSAALTVLLTMALPEPVTKVIAVALTAAMVAYLGVVPVWEIGQGFVRLWDEAERATSVMGLQEIGHRFGEVLGTNGTRVLVLVVMTALGGKSAMASQGPRLPGFSQAALRGQAEAGFQLGAAMSGGVASIAMPAAGVLNVALAPGAAAALAMYSEGRFPGDEEGPVHHICTTKNTISAATGGPWTPRCEEIFKKAGMSLEDVANKVRLKGHEGPHPELYHREVVRRLNRSVARCQTPEACRASLTKELAKISNELLTQGSDLRSFIVKGEG